Proteins from a genomic interval of Candidatus Rubidus massiliensis:
- the intA gene encoding Prophage CP4-57 integrase — MKEMIPRSNSDNYCLKLEPKDKPLDIHDSQVKGLVFRIAPNGAKSWILRYHYKEGNEWKQRKTSLGPFRLSRSDSTGLTVTAARTEAERIKNQVKHNGADPVADRRKRAIHRAIEKANLVDVRELFEKWANTDLIKRKDKGSEARRMMEKDVLPFIGNFDVKEVSKRDILGIIDQLLKKRGVNRMAKVVFSLIRQMFRFAVLRDYLEVDPTALLSKKHIGGANIERDRVLNEEEITELVLKLPKANMTETSIIAIWITLATCCRIGELLKTRWAHVDLERREWIIPSENSKNDRQHIIFLSSFATAQFKKLYEITGGHEWCFYSIRTESCICSKTVTKQVSDRQKEENPHSKRSKNTTSLILSRGVWKPHDLRRTGATLMNSLGVLPEVAERCLNHTEENKVKRIYQRYGYEKEMKDAWELLGTKLNQLINITNEKIIKLDERIA; from the coding sequence ATGAAAGAAATGATTCCAAGATCCAACAGCGACAATTATTGTCTAAAGCTTGAGCCCAAAGACAAACCTCTTGATATCCATGATTCACAAGTCAAAGGGCTTGTCTTTCGCATTGCACCAAATGGTGCAAAGTCTTGGATTCTCCGGTATCACTATAAAGAAGGCAATGAATGGAAACAACGGAAAACGAGTTTAGGTCCGTTTCGGTTGAGTCGTAGTGATTCGACAGGTTTAACTGTCACAGCAGCCCGCACCGAGGCCGAGCGCATCAAAAACCAAGTTAAACATAATGGTGCTGATCCTGTAGCTGATCGACGTAAACGGGCAATTCATCGTGCTATAGAAAAAGCAAATCTTGTTGATGTAAGAGAACTATTTGAAAAATGGGCAAACACTGATCTGATTAAGCGGAAAGACAAAGGCTCAGAAGCTCGTCGAATGATGGAAAAGGACGTTCTCCCATTTATTGGAAATTTTGATGTGAAGGAAGTTTCCAAGCGCGACATTTTGGGGATTATCGATCAACTTCTCAAGAAACGTGGAGTCAACCGTATGGCCAAAGTGGTTTTTAGTCTTATTCGACAAATGTTTCGATTTGCCGTTTTAAGAGATTATCTAGAAGTCGATCCAACAGCACTTCTTAGCAAAAAGCACATTGGTGGAGCAAATATTGAACGTGATCGAGTTTTAAATGAAGAAGAGATTACAGAACTTGTTCTTAAATTGCCAAAAGCCAACATGACAGAAACTAGCATCATTGCGATTTGGATTACACTGGCTACCTGTTGTCGGATTGGAGAGTTATTAAAAACCCGTTGGGCTCACGTCGATCTTGAGCGCCGTGAGTGGATCATACCTTCTGAAAATAGTAAAAATGATCGGCAACATATTATTTTTCTTTCAAGCTTTGCAACAGCCCAATTTAAAAAACTCTATGAGATTACAGGTGGACATGAATGGTGTTTTTATTCAATCCGAACAGAAAGTTGCATATGCTCCAAAACAGTGACAAAGCAAGTTTCCGATCGTCAAAAAGAAGAAAATCCTCACTCTAAAAGAAGCAAAAATACAACATCTCTAATTTTATCAAGAGGTGTCTGGAAACCACACGATTTGCGTAGAACAGGTGCGACTTTAATGAATTCTTTAGGCGTTCTCCCAGAAGTCGCAGAACGATGCCTAAATCATACTGAAGAAAACAAAGTTAAAAGAATTTATCAAAGATATGGTTACGAAAAGGAAATGAAAGATGCTTGGGAGTTATTAGGAACTAAACTAAATCAACTTATCAACATAACAAATGAAAAAATAATAAAACTAGATGAAAGAATAGCATGA
- a CDS encoding putative transcriptional regulator has translation MQNTTPFLRDIEVAIRYNISRSTVWRWVKANQFPKPIKFGLASTRWRIKDLESWEQTQTVKRGEE, from the coding sequence ATGCAAAATACAACACCCTTCTTACGAGATATTGAAGTTGCTATTCGCTACAATATAAGCCGATCTACTGTTTGGCGATGGGTTAAAGCCAATCAATTTCCCAAACCAATCAAATTTGGACTAGCATCTACACGATGGCGAATTAAAGATTTGGAATCTTGGGAGCAAACACAGACTGTTAAAAGAGGTGAGGAATGA
- a CDS encoding putative type I restriction enzymeP M protein, producing MDAKINQSQINSAAWAACDTFRGVVDPSQYKDYILVILFLKYISDVWRDHYENYSKQYGDDEERIRRKLDRERFVLPKGASFYDLYTNREADDLGDLINKALDVVETQNKGKLEGVFRNIDFNSESNLGRTKDRNRRLKLLLEDFAKPELDMRPSRVSEDVIGNTYIYLIEKFASDAGKKAGEFYTPYAVSTLLAKVAKPKDGDKICDPACGSGGLLIEAAREVGSRNYALFGMEVNGSTWALARMNMFLHGCDSARIEWCNTLTNPELKEQNRLMKFNVVVANPPFSLDKWGAEDADGDKFNRFWRGIPPKSKGDYAFISHMIEVALAKEGRVAVVVPHGVLFRGGAEGKIRQKLIEENLLDTVIGLPEKLFPTTGIPVAILVFDRSREPGGKNQNRKDILFIEASQEYEAEKNQNILSDSQIEKIMKAFDGREEISKFSHLASFEEVKENDFNLNIPRYVDTFEEEEEIDVMALQNEIESLETELTQVRSKMKAILLEIKQ from the coding sequence ATGGATGCTAAGATTAATCAAAGTCAAATCAACTCAGCAGCTTGGGCCGCCTGTGATACGTTTAGGGGAGTTGTAGACCCCTCTCAATATAAAGATTATATTTTGGTGATCCTCTTTCTCAAATATATTTCCGATGTTTGGAGAGATCATTACGAAAACTACAGCAAGCAGTATGGAGATGATGAAGAAAGGATCAGGCGTAAATTAGATAGGGAACGCTTCGTATTGCCCAAAGGAGCGAGTTTCTATGATTTATATACTAATAGAGAGGCGGATGATCTTGGTGATTTGATTAATAAAGCTTTGGATGTTGTTGAGACACAGAATAAAGGTAAGCTCGAAGGAGTGTTTCGAAATATCGATTTTAACTCCGAATCAAATCTGGGAAGGACCAAAGACCGTAATCGAAGATTGAAGCTCTTATTGGAAGACTTTGCCAAACCCGAATTAGACATGCGGCCAAGTAGGGTTTCCGAAGATGTGATTGGGAACACTTACATCTATCTCATTGAAAAATTTGCTTCGGATGCCGGTAAAAAAGCTGGGGAGTTCTATACACCCTATGCCGTTTCGACTCTTCTTGCCAAAGTAGCAAAGCCAAAAGATGGAGATAAGATTTGTGATCCTGCTTGTGGCTCTGGCGGCCTTCTTATAGAAGCAGCGCGTGAAGTTGGCAGCCGTAATTATGCCTTGTTTGGCATGGAAGTGAATGGAAGCACTTGGGCCCTGGCGAGAATGAACATGTTCTTGCATGGCTGCGATAGCGCAAGGATTGAATGGTGCAATACCCTCACAAATCCTGAATTAAAAGAGCAAAACCGATTGATGAAGTTCAATGTTGTTGTTGCTAACCCTCCCTTTTCCCTCGATAAATGGGGTGCTGAAGATGCTGATGGAGATAAGTTCAATCGTTTCTGGCGAGGTATTCCTCCCAAAAGCAAGGGCGACTATGCCTTTATCAGCCACATGATTGAAGTGGCTTTAGCTAAAGAAGGACGCGTGGCTGTTGTTGTTCCTCATGGAGTTCTTTTCCGTGGTGGCGCGGAAGGTAAAATTCGTCAAAAGCTTATTGAAGAAAATTTGTTGGATACTGTTATTGGACTACCAGAAAAGCTTTTTCCAACAACTGGTATCCCAGTGGCAATTTTAGTATTCGATCGTTCGCGCGAGCCTGGAGGCAAAAATCAAAATCGAAAAGATATTCTATTTATCGAAGCCAGCCAGGAGTATGAAGCAGAAAAAAATCAAAATATTTTGTCTGACTCTCAAATCGAAAAAATCATGAAGGCTTTTGATGGCAGAGAGGAAATCTCCAAGTTTTCTCATTTAGCCTCTTTTGAAGAAGTTAAAGAAAATGATTTTAACCTCAATATTCCCCGCTATGTGGACACTTTTGAAGAAGAGGAAGAAATCGATGTGATGGCACTTCAAAACGAGATTGAATCTTTAGAGACAGAACTCACCCAAGTCCGATCTAAAATGAAAGCAATACTTCTGGAGATAAAGCAATGA
- a CDS encoding DNA-damage-inducible protein D has product MNKDLVEITHHQTFESLKQEEEDGCEFWSARKLAKVLEYSEYRHFLPVIEKAKEACKNSGHNIVDHFEDILDMIEIGKGGQRQVDDVRLSRYACYLIVQNGDPAKPVIANGQTYFAIQTRRQELADNRTFQQLKEDEKRLLLRNELCEHNKLLVETAQQAGVETPLDFAVFQNHGYKGLYGGLDAKGIHQRKGLKKSQKILDHMGSTELAANLFRATQAEEKLRRDNIQGKAKANQTHFEVGRKVRQTIKELGGTMPEDLPVAEKGVGQLEKEIKKNSIDFDARTESNATT; this is encoded by the coding sequence ATGAATAAAGATTTAGTTGAAATCACTCATCATCAAACTTTTGAATCCCTGAAGCAAGAAGAAGAGGATGGTTGTGAATTCTGGAGTGCCAGAAAATTAGCAAAGGTTCTTGAATATTCTGAGTATCGCCATTTCTTGCCTGTCATTGAAAAAGCTAAGGAAGCCTGTAAAAACAGCGGACACAATATTGTCGATCATTTCGAGGATATCCTCGATATGATCGAGATTGGTAAGGGAGGACAAAGGCAGGTTGATGATGTAAGGCTATCTCGCTACGCTTGCTACTTGATTGTCCAGAATGGTGATCCGGCTAAGCCTGTGATTGCCAACGGACAAACTTATTTTGCTATTCAAACCCGTCGGCAAGAGCTAGCTGATAATCGGACTTTTCAACAGTTAAAGGAAGATGAGAAACGCCTTCTTCTTCGAAATGAACTTTGCGAGCATAACAAACTTCTCGTTGAAACTGCTCAGCAAGCAGGAGTCGAGACTCCCCTCGATTTTGCCGTGTTTCAAAATCATGGTTATAAAGGTCTCTATGGTGGTCTAGATGCAAAAGGTATTCATCAACGTAAAGGCCTAAAAAAGAGTCAAAAGATTTTAGACCACATGGGCAGTACGGAACTGGCTGCCAATCTCTTTAGAGCCACTCAAGCAGAAGAAAAACTTCGTCGAGACAACATTCAAGGTAAAGCTAAGGCTAATCAAACTCATTTCGAAGTGGGTAGAAAGGTCCGCCAAACCATCAAAGAGTTAGGTGGTACTATGCCCGAGGATCTACCTGTTGCTGAAAAAGGAGTTGGTCAGTTGGAAAAAGAAATTAAAAAAAACTCAATTGACTTCGATGCAAGGACGGAATCAAATGCCACCACGTGA
- a CDS encoding EcoKI restriction-modification system protein HsdS translates to MPPREWKYAKLEDVLTLIQYGTSLPSSDDGNVLVLGMKNLSEGSVTFIDCSKIKMKEQDIEKLKLINGDILLNRTNSSELVGKVGMFSGNSIVAVFASYLVRLRCNTKMIEPEFLNYWLNSSSIQRQLKGLATRGVSQSNINPTIAKKKIPVLLPSLSEQKAIAAFLSAWDEAIEKTERLISLKSKLILGVTQKIIGGQCKHWKHVKIADIFTCISEKKFSDEELLSVTQDQGVIPRSMLEGRVMSPQGSTEAYKLIVPGDFVVSLRSFQGGIEYSKYRGLISPAYTVLRPKTEINTEFYKKFFKTNLFIEKYLRISVIGIRDGKQISIPDLLITKIPLPSLQEQKKVALLLDNYTNEIDLLKELLNRYKTQKQGLMQKLLIGKWRVNFKEEKYNEWF, encoded by the coding sequence ATGCCACCACGTGAATGGAAATATGCAAAACTAGAAGACGTTCTTACTTTAATTCAATATGGCACTTCTTTGCCATCATCGGACGATGGTAATGTGTTAGTTCTGGGTATGAAGAATTTATCAGAAGGATCGGTTACCTTTATCGATTGTTCAAAGATAAAAATGAAAGAACAAGATATTGAGAAACTTAAGCTCATTAACGGAGATATACTTCTTAACAGAACTAATAGTTCCGAACTTGTTGGGAAAGTAGGGATGTTTAGTGGAAATTCAATTGTAGCAGTATTCGCATCATATTTAGTTCGGTTACGTTGCAACACCAAAATGATAGAACCTGAATTTCTCAACTATTGGTTAAATAGCTCAAGTATTCAGAGACAACTTAAAGGCCTGGCTACAAGAGGTGTAAGTCAATCAAATATTAATCCGACAATAGCTAAAAAAAAAATTCCAGTACTTTTACCTTCTTTAAGTGAACAAAAAGCCATAGCGGCATTTCTTTCGGCATGGGATGAAGCGATTGAGAAAACAGAGCGATTAATTAGCCTTAAATCCAAATTAATTTTAGGTGTAACTCAGAAAATAATAGGGGGACAATGTAAGCATTGGAAGCATGTAAAAATTGCAGATATATTTACATGCATTTCTGAGAAAAAATTTTCTGATGAAGAATTATTGTCAGTTACCCAAGATCAAGGGGTTATTCCTAGATCCATGCTTGAGGGAAGGGTAATGTCCCCTCAAGGATCAACCGAAGCTTATAAGCTGATAGTTCCAGGGGATTTTGTAGTAAGTTTACGCTCATTTCAAGGCGGGATTGAATATTCAAAATACAGAGGACTCATTAGCCCGGCATACACAGTGCTACGCCCTAAAACTGAAATCAATACAGAATTCTACAAAAAATTCTTTAAAACAAATCTTTTTATCGAAAAATACCTACGGATATCCGTTATCGGAATTAGGGATGGTAAACAAATTAGTATTCCAGACCTATTAATTACAAAAATTCCTTTACCATCGCTTCAGGAACAAAAAAAGGTAGCGTTGTTGCTTGATAACTATACTAACGAAATTGATTTACTAAAAGAGTTATTAAATAGATATAAAACGCAAAAGCAAGGTTTAATGCAAAAGCTTCTCATAGGTAAGTGGAGAGTCAATTTCAAGGAAGAAAAATATAATGAATGGTTTTAG
- the hsdR gene encoding Type-1 restriction enzyme R protein, whose product MNGFRFNEKYLSQIPAIQALIKLGYNYISPSQALKHRKGNLGNVILEDVLETQLRKQNRISYRNKEYAFSDENISLAIDKLRRLSFDNVIQANQEIYDLITLPQSLTQTIEGNTRSFDLFFIDWKDWQNNVYHCTAEYAVERSRCNEKARPDIVLFVNGIPLAVIECKSPKEEVDQAVSQQLRNQGREYLPHLFAHSQLLVGLNKNECKYATVGTPAKYWALWKEKNDKEVDVQSCLGRPLSNEEKDGLYTEEFAFTRDFFEGLELESTKTLTAQDRALYSLCRPDRLMDLSYRFTVFDGPDKKIARYHQYFVVKSTLDRVKQYAVDGRREGGIIWQTQGSGKSLTMVMLARNLVLDPAILNPRIILVTDRDDLDKQLKNTFLACGLEPQRATTGRHLRELIAAKKSGIITTLIHKFDKALNGKNLVDDSADIFVLVDESHRTNFGSFAARMRQMLPNACYIGFTGTPLTKKDKNNFARFGQLIEPHYSIKQAVEDEVVVPLLYEGRHVELSQNQSAIDLWFERHTQGLSDQQRADLKRKYARAEMLNKSERVIYERAFDISEHYRANWQGTGFKAQLVAPSKEAAIRYHHYLEEFGYVSSDVIISPPDMREGHEEVDEGPSSIVQRFWEKMIKRYGSEDEYNRVIIERFKSSEAPEILIVVDKLLTGFDAPRNTVLYLCRMLREHTLLQAIARVNRLFEEKESDVEEQGPKKDFGFIIDYASVLGELDKAMTMYAEAGLEGFDPSDLEGTLSTIREEIDKLPQRHSDLWDVFKQVGNRSDEEAYEILLADEAIRDEFYERLKEYGKNLAIAISSEKFVSEVSSEKLQMYRQDLRRFENLKASVRQRYAESIRFRDYEPKIRKLLDTHVQANGVTKLNEPVNIFDEKTFKEVKDGQGVNSKKTTAARADMIAHATKKVITEKLDEDPIFYEKFSRLIQKAIDDFRAKRISDLEYLSTVSQYREEVVQKRRDNVPDALFGNDEALSYYEMAKDVIAANNQNFKVCEEASVYIAEATQDSLKQHWKVNFWQDMDAQNHVRNEIDDHLFDKVRGELGVNLPENQMDALIENLMKIAKSRTDC is encoded by the coding sequence ATGAATGGTTTTAGATTTAATGAAAAATATTTGAGTCAAATTCCTGCAATCCAGGCGCTAATTAAGCTAGGTTATAATTATATCTCCCCTTCGCAGGCTTTGAAGCATCGAAAAGGGAATTTGGGTAACGTAATCTTAGAAGACGTTTTAGAGACTCAGCTGCGTAAGCAAAATCGTATTTCTTATCGGAATAAAGAATATGCGTTTAGCGATGAAAATATTTCTTTAGCCATTGATAAACTCCGCCGTCTTTCCTTTGACAACGTCATTCAAGCTAATCAAGAAATTTACGATCTCATTACCTTGCCGCAATCCTTAACACAAACGATTGAGGGAAACACTCGCAGCTTTGATCTTTTCTTCATTGACTGGAAGGATTGGCAAAATAACGTCTATCACTGTACCGCTGAATATGCTGTGGAACGTAGTCGATGCAATGAAAAAGCAAGGCCCGATATCGTTCTCTTTGTTAATGGGATTCCTCTTGCTGTGATTGAATGCAAGTCTCCTAAAGAAGAAGTGGATCAAGCTGTATCTCAGCAGTTGAGAAATCAAGGACGTGAATATCTACCTCATCTTTTTGCTCATAGCCAGCTGCTTGTAGGTTTAAATAAAAATGAGTGTAAATATGCGACCGTAGGCACACCAGCAAAATATTGGGCTCTTTGGAAAGAGAAAAATGATAAAGAAGTTGATGTTCAATCTTGTTTGGGTCGGCCGCTTTCAAACGAAGAAAAGGATGGGCTGTATACCGAAGAGTTTGCATTTACCCGTGATTTCTTTGAAGGCTTAGAGTTGGAATCAACCAAAACTCTTACGGCGCAAGATCGTGCCTTATATAGCTTGTGTCGTCCAGATCGTCTAATGGATCTGAGCTATCGCTTTACAGTTTTTGATGGGCCGGATAAGAAGATCGCCCGCTATCATCAATACTTTGTCGTGAAATCGACTCTTGATCGCGTTAAGCAATATGCTGTCGATGGTCGCCGAGAAGGGGGTATCATTTGGCAAACCCAAGGTTCGGGAAAATCCCTTACAATGGTGATGCTGGCCAGGAATTTGGTTCTTGATCCTGCAATTTTAAATCCTCGTATTATTCTGGTTACGGATCGCGATGATCTAGATAAGCAACTGAAAAATACATTTTTAGCGTGTGGATTAGAGCCGCAAAGAGCTACGACAGGACGCCATCTTCGCGAACTGATAGCTGCTAAGAAATCCGGCATCATTACCACCTTAATTCATAAGTTTGACAAAGCTCTCAACGGAAAAAATCTTGTGGATGATTCCGCTGATATTTTTGTTCTTGTAGATGAAAGTCATCGTACAAATTTCGGCTCTTTTGCCGCACGTATGCGCCAGATGTTACCCAATGCTTGCTATATCGGTTTTACAGGCACGCCATTAACAAAGAAAGACAAGAATAATTTTGCCCGCTTTGGACAGCTCATCGAGCCACACTATTCTATCAAACAAGCCGTTGAGGATGAGGTCGTCGTGCCTCTTCTTTATGAGGGAAGGCATGTAGAGCTTTCGCAAAATCAAAGTGCTATTGACCTGTGGTTTGAAAGGCATACTCAAGGACTATCAGATCAACAAAGAGCTGACCTCAAAAGAAAGTATGCAAGAGCGGAGATGCTCAACAAATCAGAGCGCGTCATTTATGAAAGGGCTTTTGATATCAGCGAGCATTATCGAGCAAATTGGCAAGGTACTGGTTTTAAAGCTCAGCTAGTTGCACCTAGCAAAGAAGCGGCTATTCGTTATCATCACTATCTAGAAGAATTTGGATATGTGTCTTCCGATGTCATCATTTCTCCCCCGGATATGCGAGAAGGTCATGAAGAAGTTGATGAGGGACCATCTTCAATTGTACAGCGTTTTTGGGAAAAAATGATTAAGCGTTACGGATCAGAAGATGAATACAATCGCGTCATTATTGAAAGGTTTAAGTCCTCAGAGGCCCCCGAAATCCTCATCGTTGTGGATAAGCTTTTAACAGGCTTTGACGCACCAAGAAATACTGTTCTCTATCTATGTCGCATGTTGCGTGAGCACACCCTGTTACAGGCTATTGCACGTGTGAATCGCTTATTTGAAGAGAAGGAATCAGACGTAGAAGAGCAAGGGCCGAAAAAGGATTTTGGGTTCATTATCGATTATGCCAGTGTTTTGGGTGAATTGGATAAGGCAATGACCATGTATGCTGAAGCTGGCTTGGAAGGATTTGATCCTTCAGATTTAGAAGGCACTCTTTCAACTATTCGAGAAGAAATAGACAAATTGCCGCAACGCCATTCCGATCTTTGGGATGTTTTCAAACAAGTGGGCAATCGTTCAGATGAAGAGGCGTACGAGATATTATTGGCTGACGAAGCCATTAGGGATGAGTTTTATGAACGCTTGAAAGAATATGGAAAAAATTTAGCGATCGCAATTTCAAGTGAAAAATTTGTTTCAGAAGTGTCTTCAGAAAAACTTCAAATGTATCGGCAGGATCTTCGACGCTTTGAAAATCTTAAAGCATCAGTTAGGCAACGCTATGCCGAATCCATTCGTTTTCGCGATTATGAGCCTAAGATCCGGAAGCTATTAGATACCCACGTTCAAGCTAACGGAGTCACTAAGCTCAACGAACCCGTCAATATATTCGATGAGAAGACCTTTAAAGAGGTTAAGGATGGGCAAGGCGTTAACAGCAAAAAGACCACCGCCGCCAGGGCTGATATGATTGCTCACGCGACAAAGAAAGTGATCACAGAAAAGCTCGATGAAGATCCCATTTTTTATGAAAAGTTTTCTCGACTAATCCAGAAAGCCATCGATGACTTTCGGGCAAAGCGAATCAGCGATCTTGAGTACTTATCAACTGTATCCCAATACAGAGAAGAAGTGGTGCAAAAACGCCGGGACAATGTTCCCGATGCCCTTTTTGGTAATGATGAGGCTTTATCCTACTATGAAATGGCTAAAGATGTGATTGCCGCAAATAATCAAAACTTCAAGGTCTGTGAGGAAGCAAGTGTATACATCGCTGAAGCAACTCAGGATAGCCTCAAGCAGCATTGGAAGGTTAACTTTTGGCAGGATATGGATGCCCAGAACCATGTAAGAAATGAAATCGACGATCATCTTTTTGATAAAGTCCGTGGAGAATTAGGGGTTAACCTGCCTGAAAATCAAATGGATGCCCTGATCGAGAATCTAATGAAAATTGCCAAATCGAGGACTGACTGTTGA
- a CDS encoding WLM domain protein has translation MKNTLHQVEYGHSVINFALQFSDRKTVAISVRPDCQVIVAAPNDADLSKVQALVHKRARWIQKQQQYFQQFLPRTPARSYVSGETHLYLGRQYRIKLFAADKSSIKLSGGHLIIHHPDPSLAANVEEVLYNWYRQRAEQKFRERFKLCLSKFPSKPSIVMSEDQELHIRKMKSRWGSYAPSGRLTLNLELIKAPIECIDYVIAHELCHAVYPNHGPKFYRLLETVMPDYATKKSKLEIFLS, from the coding sequence TTGAAAAATACACTACACCAAGTTGAGTATGGCCATAGTGTCATCAATTTTGCCTTGCAATTTAGCGATCGCAAGACGGTTGCTATATCCGTACGTCCAGATTGTCAAGTAATCGTTGCAGCCCCCAATGATGCGGATCTTTCCAAAGTTCAAGCGCTAGTACATAAACGAGCCCGTTGGATTCAAAAGCAACAACAGTACTTTCAGCAATTTCTTCCAAGAACGCCTGCTAGAAGTTATGTAAGCGGAGAAACGCATCTTTATCTCGGTCGTCAATATCGCATAAAATTGTTTGCAGCAGATAAATCATCTATCAAGCTTTCTGGTGGGCATTTAATCATCCATCATCCAGACCCTTCTTTAGCTGCTAATGTAGAGGAGGTTTTATATAATTGGTACCGGCAGCGCGCGGAACAAAAGTTTAGAGAGCGCTTTAAGCTTTGTCTATCAAAATTTCCTTCAAAACCTTCTATAGTTATGTCAGAGGATCAAGAGCTCCATATCCGAAAGATGAAATCAAGGTGGGGAAGCTATGCTCCGTCGGGGCGCTTAACGCTCAATCTTGAGCTTATCAAAGCCCCTATCGAATGCATTGACTATGTGATTGCTCATGAGCTTTGCCATGCTGTTTACCCCAACCATGGGCCTAAATTTTATAGGCTTCTTGAAACGGTGATGCCTGACTATGCAACAAAAAAATCGAAACTCGAAATATTTTTATCATAG
- a CDS encoding Divergent AAA domain protein, translating to MNSEFDQEEDFQELLARYWTRPENRIDFKEPFIFDRKVNPKPVLGIVKDILAMTNSEGGGIIIIGKDKNGKAIECTDEIINSFDPSNVHSLVKNFGRPEPTFTIGVAKSPEQTRAIIILVNEFHSQPTICCAPGEYEQNTNGKQKKETILKEASLYIRSKTGNASSAEIRSEQDMRSLIDRAVLRRKDELVAFIQKIGKSLTPTLPIWEEKKVDLEDQWKETKNSLKRELKKYVSAYPFNLDIEIYPHTFDPLLLSDVPTMQRMLESAIENHKGWSFPFPRDSLKEKDLVFKNDEELIVYTDGPMIHQNLSTGFAMHSSGLILYRENLAELPGFSGPNRMQQKILFIPRIYLTWVRMVRFIGKFYSFLPDQEQIKISTIITDTFERLPSGSVHDALMLAHKYHDCNELNIARITISVDLNINTIRCNPNEACITIAKQFCNRLNISVSDEVLQTEFSKLL from the coding sequence ATGAATTCCGAATTTGATCAAGAAGAAGACTTCCAAGAACTACTGGCAAGATATTGGACACGCCCGGAAAATCGAATAGATTTTAAAGAACCTTTCATCTTTGATCGAAAAGTAAATCCAAAGCCTGTTCTTGGAATTGTAAAGGATATACTGGCTATGACAAATTCTGAGGGTGGTGGAATTATTATTATTGGAAAAGATAAAAACGGAAAAGCAATTGAATGCACTGATGAAATTATCAATAGTTTTGATCCTTCAAATGTTCATTCACTTGTAAAAAATTTCGGTAGACCTGAACCAACATTCACTATAGGAGTTGCCAAGTCACCAGAGCAGACACGAGCGATTATTATACTTGTTAATGAATTCCATTCTCAGCCTACCATTTGCTGCGCTCCTGGCGAATATGAGCAAAATACAAATGGAAAACAAAAAAAAGAGACAATTCTAAAAGAAGCTTCTCTTTATATTAGGAGTAAAACAGGAAATGCTTCTAGTGCAGAGATTCGTTCTGAACAGGATATGAGATCCCTAATAGATCGAGCCGTTTTACGTCGAAAAGATGAACTTGTAGCGTTCATACAAAAAATCGGAAAGTCATTAACTCCCACTTTACCCATTTGGGAAGAAAAAAAAGTTGATCTTGAAGATCAATGGAAAGAAACAAAAAATTCCCTCAAAAGAGAGTTAAAAAAATATGTGTCAGCATATCCATTTAACTTAGACATTGAAATTTATCCACATACATTCGATCCTTTGCTTTTGAGCGATGTTCCCACAATGCAGCGGATGTTGGAAAGTGCAATTGAGAATCACAAAGGTTGGTCTTTTCCGTTTCCAAGAGATTCACTAAAAGAAAAAGATTTAGTTTTTAAGAATGACGAAGAGTTGATTGTGTATACTGATGGACCTATGATCCATCAGAATTTAAGCACAGGATTTGCAATGCATAGTTCGGGGTTAATACTCTATAGGGAAAACTTAGCTGAGCTTCCCGGTTTTTCTGGCCCGAACCGCATGCAGCAAAAAATATTATTTATTCCGCGTATTTACCTTACATGGGTAAGAATGGTTCGCTTTATTGGAAAATTCTATTCTTTTCTGCCAGATCAAGAACAAATTAAGATCAGTACGATAATAACGGATACTTTTGAACGTTTACCATCTGGATCTGTTCATGATGCTTTGATGCTTGCACACAAATATCATGATTGCAATGAACTAAATATTGCAAGAATAACTATATCTGTAGATTTGAACATCAATACCATTCGTTGCAATCCAAACGAAGCATGTATAACTATAGCAAAACAGTTTTGCAATCGATTAAATATTTCTGTTTCTGATGAAGTTCTTCAAACAGAGTTTTCCAAGCTACTTTAG